Part of the Flavobacterium sp. KS-LB2 genome is shown below.
TTGCGCTATAGCATCAGAGGCAATTTTGTTTTCACTTTTAAATGACATAAATCCCGACTCCAGGCATGAAAAAAAATAGGACATACCCGATACAGTAATTGATTTTCCATTCAATGGACTGTAAATCGACTGAAATAAACCGTTTCTCAAACTAATTTTCTTATCTCTTGCTTCGCTTTTCATTATAGTAAATATCCGCTCCAGACAGGTATCCATCTCCCAGGCAATTGAAAACATTTCCTCCAGTAGCTTTCCACTGAATATTTGATAAATTATTATCTCAACAAAGGCAAGTTCATCGTTTCTCCACTCAGGTATGGAACCTTTTTTGATCATAACTTGGGGATGCTGTTCTGCTTCTATTACAAATTCTATACTATCTATTTCCTTACGCATCTTCAGAAGAATTTCTTTTAGTTTTTCAGCTGCCCAGAACCGACAGAACTCGCCTGCTTCGCCCTCCAACAGTAAAAGAAGCAGATCCGTATCTCCAATACTTTCAAGTATTTTTTCCTTAAGTACATTGTCTTCTATAGATCCTAATACTAGCAATCTCTTCTCATCATTCTTGGGAGCATTAAACTCTTCGATTACGGCAAAAGAGTCTTCATTAAATCTTGCGATGCCCTCTGCCGTAAAAAAATTCAAAAGCATTTCGTGACCGAAACTTATCCTAGCAAAATCCTTAACTAATATTTTGGTGCTTAAACAGCGTTCAAGAACATACGTTTCCATTTTACTATCCATTAAAATGGTGTCAACCTGTCTCAAAGAAATGCTGAATGAAATCTCTTGGGACATTTTTCTGGCAATTGCAGAAAGTAAATAAATACCATCTTTATCCATATCCATGAGTTTTCTTCTGACATACAATTCAAATAAGCTGTATCTGCTGATTCTATCAACCCCAAATATGCCAATCTCACCGACCATTTTGGCTTCCATAGAGGTCGATACCATATCTAAAATGGGTTTAAGCTTGTTTGCCGAATTTGAATATTTACTAGCAATGGCAGCCTTCAGTTCGGAATCAGGCCTATAAACTTTTATTGTTACGCTTCCAAGCGCTACCAGACTCTCTGTGAGCTGCTGGGTGGTTACAATGAAAAGTATTTTATATTTGGAAGAAAATTCTTTAAGCTCCGATATAAGCCTTTCCGATACCTCTAAAGGACATTCATTAAGACCATCAAGTACCAAAAGGATTTTTTTATTGGTCGACTGGCAGGCTTTTATAAAGGACAATACACAGACAAACCCGTATTTCCAAACCTCCTGCTCAATTAAGCAAGAAAGACTCAAATCTGAATAATTTAACTTTAGTACTACCGGCAGCACTCCTTTACTACATAAAGACATAGCCCAAGCTATTGCCATAAAAGACTTTCCGCAGCCCGATTCTCCAATAATTACTGCGCCTTTCTCATCAAAAAGCTCCTCGAACAGCACATTGGTACAAATCTGGGAATTCTGTTTATCTAGGTCAAAATGAACAAGTTTATTTACTTCTGTAGCGTAAAATTTCTCAATGACTTCTAAATAATTTTTAACTTTATTATGGTCTTCAGTAAAAATAATTGATGTTTCCCTCACGTTAGATTTTCCAAACTCAAATTTTAGAAACTCTTTTATTTCAAAAAAACGACTTGGGTCCTCTAGGTAAACAAAAGCAATTTCCTTTATAAGATCTGACAGGTAAAGTACGTCCCTTTCCATTTCAAAAATATCTTCATGCCCTGATATGACAGTCTTTCTTTTTTTTCTGCCACGAAGAATTAAAAATTTTATACCGCCTGTAAATCGCTTATCAAGACCATGCTGCTTAAATTTCTCAAGTGATTCCCTAATCTTTGTTATTGTAGTATCGGAGGTTATTTGAAATGCAATTTTTGATGAACCGCTCTCACCTAGATCAACTGCCGGAAAATTATTTTGCTCCTTGCCCAGATTCTTAAGCTCATAACCGTATACCAGATTGAGAAGTTTCAAACAGATGCCTTCAGATACCTTATTGATGTCTGTATAGTTCAGTGCGGTGGAAACATCGATCTCCAGGATCCATGCCATTATATAACTGTTAATTTCTCTAATTTCTTCCTGCTGTTTTGGCATTTCAAGAATTTTAAATGTAAAAATAGCATATTTACAATTCAGCAGATACAGCAATCTGATATTATTTTACCGTCAGCTGCTGCTGACTGCTTTGTCTCATATCTTACCTTGCAGTGTAGCAGCTATCCTTTCCAAAGTGTTCAGCTTTTTACCGTGGCAATACAAAAACAAAATCATCAGACCAGAACACAGCTATCCGAAAGTTTCACTAAATATTAGGAAAATTTTCGGATACCTGTGGCTTAAAATAAAGAATACCTGACATTATATTTTAGTATTCCTTTTCATTCGGATTATATTACTATAATCACCGTAAATTTCTGATAATTATTGTAGTAGTATCCGTAAAAGGTATAAAAGTTTGTTTGTTTTATTTCGTGTTATTTTTTTCAGATCAGAACCTCATTTGTACCTCAAAATCTGAAACCCCAGTAAACACTGGACTATTGATTTCTGTATCTAAAACAAGACAACTACAATTATTTTACTGGTAATGAAAAAATTGTTTATATCACTCCAGTTCTTAACTCTTGAAATCAAGCAAGTCAAATTTGCCAAAGATCTCTACATAAATTACTGAAGCAAAAACTGATATCAAGATAAATTTGATGAAAAATACAGGTAATTTTATAAGTTTCTCAAGTTCTTCAATTAACATTCGTATAGTTCCCACACTTTCCCACTTTTAATTTGCATTTTTAATTTTATCAACATCGAACTGCTTTACATCGATTGTTCGCTTGAATAAAATATAATCCGAACCTGAAGCTTCAGCTTGTTTTAAAACTTTATCCAGTTTATAAGCTTTAGATCTTTCCTTTTTCTCATTTTTAAAGATAATGCTATACTCTTGCACTATTGCTGCTGCATCGCTTGGTGAAAGGATATTAAATGCCTCAATAATATCATTGTGATTGTGTCCATCTATGCTCACTTTACTATAAATATTTTTTACAAGAGGGTGGATTTTCAATGCGAAAGCAGCTTTCTTTTGTTTCGAACCATTACAAAACAAATAAATTAATATTCTGAATTCGTAATGGCTGTCTTGGTAATATTTCTCAACGTTACCCATTAAAATTTCTAGATCAACTTTCTCAATGATTTCTTCAAGTTTTTTCATGTGCTTTTGCATTGAAAAAATCGATAGATTTAATAATGGCTTCCAATATCTTGGAGTAGCATTTGCAAGTTCATCCGCAAGTTTTTCACTATCTAAGACGGAAAGTATTTTTTCTATATCATTTTCATACATTGCCACAGGAAATAAACCAGCAAGAAACACAGGGTAATCCATCTCCTTTATAGGACAACCTTTAAGCGCATTGCAAACCGCTGTTGTGGCCGTCTTGATATGGCTTCTGTGTAAGTCAAAAATAAAAGCCGAAAAAAATTGCATTACTCGATCAATACTTTCAACATCTCCTTTTTTAACTTGATTAAGAGCTTTTTCAAAATCTTTCACGTTTAATCCTTTGGTTACATCGAATATCCAGGCAGGGTGGACTTCCCATATATTCTGAAAAATCGAATAAATATATTTAAAATCTTCAGGTCTCGCTTCTTTTATAAGTTTAGTGAGACTCTTCTTATCCAATAAGTCGCACATAGGAACAATTACTTCTTTCGCGTGATTACTTAGCGTTGTAAAGATTTCTGAAATAGCATAGAAGTAGTTCAATTTTTCTGTATTGATTAACATTGCTATTTCTTCTGCTCTGTCCTTAAATGCGGAATTTACAGTTTTGTCGTTACACTGGTTCGCTGTATACCGCATCAACCTAGCTAGTAAACCTAAAGTTTCTACACTTTCATAGCAAGTTGTTTCTACCAAGCTATTCCAGTCTGTATTGGCAGGATTACACCAATTGGCTAAATATCTTGAAGCATCGGAGTTGCTCAACCAAGACCATAAAATTGTAATTTCCTTTACATTGGAATAATTTTTAAAAACAACATCAAGCAACTCGCTACATTCAACAGGCGAAATTTTATAAAAATGTTCAATAAATTTCCTTGCAAACTGTCTGTGAATGGTTTTATATCGTCCTCGCTCATTCTTTAAAAACCTACGTGCGCATAATGTGTCTAATCTCTCTTGAAGCCACTCCCTTTCCGGTTGTGACTTGACTTTTAGTATACTATTGGTTTTAAACAACTGCATAATTTCTTCAACAGAACATCCTTTTTCAAATTGAGATATCTGTTTAATTGATAAATACAGAAATATGATGTCAAATCGATCGCGCTGTTGAAGTTCAAGCTTGATATCACCTACCTTTTCCAGTCCCCCGCCTATTAAAAAAATAAATTGCCAGACGGTCTCAGAAGAATTTAAGTAACTGTCAATTAAATAATTTAGGGATGTGCTTAATTCACTGTAACCTAATGGAAAATGATTTATATCGTCTAATTTCTTTGCTTTCAGAAAATCGACAATTTCGATTTCATTTGATAGCAATGATGATTTTACCGAATGTTTGATTTCACTCCAGG
Proteins encoded:
- a CDS encoding SMEK domain-containing protein yields the protein MPKQQEEIREINSYIMAWILEIDVSTALNYTDINKVSEGICLKLLNLVYGYELKNLGKEQNNFPAVDLGESGSSKIAFQITSDTTITKIRESLEKFKQHGLDKRFTGGIKFLILRGRKKRKTVISGHEDIFEMERDVLYLSDLIKEIAFVYLEDPSRFFEIKEFLKFEFGKSNVRETSIIFTEDHNKVKNYLEVIEKFYATEVNKLVHFDLDKQNSQICTNVLFEELFDEKGAVIIGESGCGKSFMAIAWAMSLCSKGVLPVVLKLNYSDLSLSCLIEQEVWKYGFVCVLSFIKACQSTNKKILLVLDGLNECPLEVSERLISELKEFSSKYKILFIVTTQQLTESLVALGSVTIKVYRPDSELKAAIASKYSNSANKLKPILDMVSTSMEAKMVGEIGIFGVDRISRYSLFELYVRRKLMDMDKDGIYLLSAIARKMSQEISFSISLRQVDTILMDSKMETYVLERCLSTKILVKDFARISFGHEMLLNFFTAEGIARFNEDSFAVIEEFNAPKNDEKRLLVLGSIEDNVLKEKILESIGDTDLLLLLLEGEAGEFCRFWAAEKLKEILLKMRKEIDSIEFVIEAEQHPQVMIKKGSIPEWRNDELAFVEIIIYQIFSGKLLEEMFSIAWEMDTCLERIFTIMKSEARDKKISLRNGLFQSIYSPLNGKSITVSGMSYFFSCLESGFMSFKSENKIASDAIAQLAQRSNVKTGQFYLLLHLCRFNERAQALFNIISHCLSNQWEYLPRTLKFEILEVVPHCHSTDRQREELIEAIVKVRSKATLIDPWLSTNLFETLTALGALKSDAESYEQTVLSEMHEILADPDCEKSWKQASFMFNAQFDHPYSSAFYNVIDSLDQTDQKAFYAMAIKNEEEFDLFLSLLILSAEKLLGAQCCPDLLKILNKPILEATMSQERMKNHIVVCIILVKYKYDFVSLIETRKDEGEKLLVSLAEVLYWINRKDLEKKYIMEKCAPALSILFDRSSPYLIDSMKVFNNALSQVSLREYFNEDTITVESVFGDRILSACRSCLKSKDVLSIFKYEHDSTNIYRYAIDQIGSYGNINDLIALKVMADDILLGRNAIKAIKNIEEKSAR